A region from the Triticum urartu cultivar G1812 chromosome 1, Tu2.1, whole genome shotgun sequence genome encodes:
- the LOC125551635 gene encoding NADP-dependent malic enzyme, chloroplastic-like, whose protein sequence is MAGGGVEDVYGEDRATEEQLITPWSFSVASGHQLLRDPRHNKGLAFTEAERDAHYIRGLLPPAIVSQEHQEKKIMHNLRSYTVPLHRYVAMMDLQERNERLFYKLLIDNVEELLPVVYTPVVGEACQKYGSIYRRPQGLYISLKDKGKVLEVLKNWPERSIQVIVVTDGERILGLGDLGCQGMGIPVGKLSLYTALGGVRPSACLPITIDVGTNNETLLNDEYYIGLRQRRATGEEYHELLQEFMNAVKQNYGEKVLVQFEDFANHNAFDLLAKYSKSHLVFNDDIQGTASVVLAGLLAALKMIGGGLVDQTYLFLGAGEAGTGIAELIALEMSKHTELPVDDCRKKIWLVDSKGLLVESRKESLQHFKKPFAHEHEELKTLLEAVQSIKPTVLIGTSGVGKTFTQEVIEAMASFNEKPVIFSLSNPTSHSECTAEEAYTWSKGTAVFASGSPFDPVEYEGKTYVPGQSNNAYVFPGFGLGVVISGAIRVHDDMLLAASEALAEEATQENFDKGLIFPPFTNIRKISASIAAKVAAKAYDLGLASRLPRPDDLFKYAESCMYTPLYRSYR, encoded by the exons ATGGCGGGCGGCGGTGTCGAGGACGTCTACGGCGAGGACAGGGCCACCGAGGAGCAGCTCATCACGCCATGGTCATTCTCCGTCGCAAG TGGGCACCAGCTTCTGAGGGACCCCCGGCACAACAAGGGGCTGGCCTTCACCGAGGCGGAGCGCGACGCGCACTACATCCGGGGGCTCCTCCCGCCGGCCATCGTCTCCCAGGAGCACCAGGAGAAGAAGATCATGCACAACCTCCGCAGTTACACCGTGCCCCTGCATCGCTACGTCGCCATGATGGACCTCCAGGAGAGGAACGAGAGGCTCTTCTACAAGCTCCTCATCGACAACGTCGAGGAGCTGCTCCCCGTCGTCTACACGCCCGTCGTCGGCGAGGCCTGCCAGAAGTACGGCAGCATCTACCGCCGCCCGCAGGGGCTCTACATCAGCCTCAAGGACAa GGGCAAGGTGCTCGAGGTGCTCAAGAACTGGCCTGAGAGGAGCATCCAGGTCATCGTCGTCACCGACGGCGAGCGCATTTTGGGGCTCGGAGATCTGGGCTGCCAG GGTATGGGTATCCCGGTTGGCAAACTGTCTCTGTACACCGCCCTCGGAGGAGTTCGCCCATCAGCT TGCCTGCCAATTACCATCGATGTTGGCACCAACAATGAGACATTGCTCAACGACGAGTACTACATCGGGCTCCGTCAACGGCGTGCTACCGGCGAG GAATACCATGAGCTTCTTCAAGAGTTCATGAATGCAGTGAAGCAAAACTACGGCGAGAAAGTCCTGGTCCAGTTTGAGGACTTTGCCAACCACAATGCATTCGATTTGCTCGCAAAGTACAGCAAGAGCCATCTCGTCTTCAACGATGATATTCAG GGCACAGCATCAGTGGTCCTCGCAGGCCTCTTGGCGGCCCTGAAGATGATCGGTGGAGGCCTTGTGGATCAGACCTACCTCTTCCTTGGTGCTGGAGAGGCTGGAACTGGCATTGCAGAGCTCATTGCTCTTGAGATGTCGAAACAC ACTGAACTCCCGGTGGACGACTGCCGCAAGAAGATCTGGCTGGTGGACTCCAAG GGTCTGCTTGTTGAGTCCAGAAAAGAGTCTCTGCAGCACTTCAAGAAGCCGTTCGCTCATGAGCACGAAGAACTGAAGACCCTGCTAGAGGCCGTCCAGTCCATCAAGCCAACCGTGCTGATCGGAACCTCCGGCGTCGGGAAGACCTTCACCCAAGAAGTGATCGAGGCCATGGCCTCCTTCAACGAG AAACCCGTAATCTTCTCGCTGTCGAACCCAACGTCGCACTCGGAGTGCACGGCCGAGGAGGCCTACACCTGGAGCAAGGGCACGGCGGTGTTCGCGAGCGGCAGCCCGTTCGACCCCGTGGAGTACGAGGGGAAGACGTACGTGCCCGGGCAGTCCAACAACGCCTACGTGTTCCCCGGCTTCGGCCTCGGCGTCGTCATCTCCGGCGCCATCCGCGTCCACGACGACATGCTCCTCGCCGCCT CGGAGGCGCTGGCGGAGGAGGCGACCCAGGAGAACTTCGACAAGGGGCTCATCTTCCCGCCCTTCACCAACATCCGCAAGATCTCGGCCAGCATCGCCGCCAAGGTGGCCGCCAAGGCCTACGACCTGGGCCTGGCCAGCCGGCTGCCGCGGCCCGACGACCTGTTCAAGTACGCCGAGAGCTGCATGTACACCCCGCTCTACCGCAGCTACAGGTGA